The following proteins are encoded in a genomic region of Amphiura filiformis chromosome 18, Afil_fr2py, whole genome shotgun sequence:
- the LOC140139952 gene encoding uncharacterized protein, with the protein MQLYYQKLRRQTTMADGSVSSVYAINATYKEDFECLPKQDKNKNTTTHDSHNAPRRIRMNELEFLNKIGKGATSVVFAVNLCNRLAAAKKVNEIDSDEVALTRHFCHPNIIHLFGIVDEVPNAYIVMELAPHGSLDKYLRSLDKDLSQDALLNWIGQASAAVEYLHQQGIVHRDIKSPNYLISGDKVLKLCDFGLARPLDATVTTTTRGSLPWMPPEVMTEHKVSKPGDVYSLGTVIWEICTRKIPYEGLDFLQIQTQVCSKGKRPEIPDGLSRHLIVLLKRCWMTDRNKRPTMPDVMKIINAMKMEAAYVIPSRSSSSEGNLTYFQIEFGRSSFDGARGICNYIDNFVAVASRKNGAVGIYDVTNGTKKFSLGEADDHQLRDPVDVTYTPDQSFFVLESSGTIVQFDEEGKFKGKLHLETGNKGRCKPAYCIDTTPQGHLLVGAGNTLSILSTGGTLTPLALASLKNTLISEVRPHYITTCMNRHEVAISGEGYIEIVDLCTGKVKVKRPIPIVAGICYSEDSNHLHVVRRLEPYGPGIIDKHSALTGDFIVSECGGLERPGGATLISVGTLAVADWDSVKVFT; encoded by the exons ATGCAATTATATTACCAAAAGTTACGGAGACAAACAACAATGGCTGACGGGTCGGTATCGTCCGTCTATGCGATAAATGCTACTTACAAGGAGGACTTCGAATGCCTACCAAAACAAGATAAG AATAAGAACACAACAACACATGACAGTCATAATGCACCTAGGCGTATTCGTATGAATGAGTTGGAGTTCTTAAACAAGATAGGAAAAGGTGCAACTAGTGTGGTTTTCGCAGTCAACTTGTGTAATCGACTTGCTGCAGCCAAGAAG GTCAATGAAATAGACAGTGATGAAGTGGCCCTGACGAGACATTTCTGTCATCCGAATATCATTCATCTTTTTGGCATAGTTGACGAAGTACCCAATGCCTACATAGTCATGGAGTTGGCACCTCATGGATCACTGGATAAGTATCTCAg GTCACTAGATAAAGACTTAAGCCAAGATGCATTACTTAATTGGATCGGTCAGGCCTCTGCTGCTGTGGAGTATCTTCACCAACAAGGCATCGTGCACAGGGACATCAAGTCTCCAAATTATCTGATATCAG GCGATAAAGTGTTAAAACTTTGTGACTTTGGTTTAGCCCGCCCTCTAGATGCAACAGTTACCACAACAACCCGAGGTTCGTTGCCCTGGATGCCACCTGAAGTTATGACAGAACACAAGGTGTCTAAACCAGGTGATGTGTACTCACTGGGTACCGTGATATGGGAGATATGTACGAGAAAGATACCATATGAAGGACTGGATTTTCTACAGATACAAACACAG GTATGCAGCAAGGGCAAACGCCCAGAGATTCCTGACGGCCTCTCTAGACATCTGATAGTGCTGCTAAAACGATGCTGGATGACAGACAGAAATAAGCGTCCTACCATGCCTGACGTCATGAAAATCATCAATGCAATGAAGATGGAAGCGGCATACGTGATTCCGTCGCGATCATCTAGCTCCG AGGGCAATCTTACCTACTTTCAGATTGAATTTGGTCGCTCGTCCTTCGACGGTGCTCGCGGCATCTGTAATTACATCGACAATTTCGTCGCTGTCGCCAGCCGCAAGAACGGTGCTGTGGGCATCTATGACGTCACAAACGGCACTAAGAAGTTCTCTCTCGGAGAAGCAGATGATCATCAGTTACGTGACCCTGTTGATGTCACGTACACACCAGATCAATCATTCTTTGTCTTAGAATCATCTGGTACGATCGTCCAGTTTGATGAGGAAGGCAAGTTCAAAGGAAAGCtccatctggagactggcaataAAGGAAGGTGCAAGCCAGCCTACTGCATCGATACCACACCTCAAGGTCATCTCCTTGTCGGAGCAGGCAACACACTCTCGATATTGTCGACAGGTGGTACACTGACGCCACTGGCACTGGCATCTCTGAAGAATACACTTATAAGTGAAGTCAGGCCACACTACATAACTACATGTATGAATCGCCATGAAGTAGCTATAAGCGGAGAAGGGTATATTGAGATCGTTGATTTGTGCACGGGGAAGGTGAAAGTAAAGAGACCAATACCGATAGTTGCTGGGATATGTTACAGCGAGGATTCGAACCACCTACACGTGGTACGACGTTTGGAACCATATGGACCTGGTATTATTGACAAACATAGTGCGTTGACAGGTGATTTTATTGTCTCCGAGTGTGGAGGACTTGAGCGCCCAGGGGGTGCTACACTTATTTCTGTGGGTACATTGGCGGTAGCTGATTGGGACAGTGTCAAAGTCTTCACTTGA